One genomic region from Haloprofundus salinisoli encodes:
- a CDS encoding phosphopantetheine adenylyltransferase, whose product MHVALGGTFDPVHDGHRALFERAFELGDLTVGLTSDELAPKTRHVDRYVRSFEDRKRELIDELEPLAAEYDREFEIRELSEPTGIATEPGFDVLIVSPETERGGEKVNEIRRERDLDPLEIEVVDHLAAEDGERISSTRIVSGEIDRHGNLTPEREGRGKTPPE is encoded by the coding sequence ATGCACGTCGCGCTCGGTGGCACGTTCGACCCGGTTCACGACGGCCACCGCGCCCTGTTCGAGCGCGCGTTCGAACTCGGTGACCTCACCGTCGGGCTCACTTCCGACGAGCTCGCACCGAAGACCCGACACGTCGACCGGTACGTTCGGTCGTTCGAGGACCGAAAGCGGGAGCTGATTGACGAACTCGAACCGCTGGCCGCCGAGTACGACCGCGAGTTCGAGATACGAGAGCTGTCGGAGCCGACCGGTATCGCCACCGAGCCCGGGTTCGACGTGCTCATCGTCTCCCCCGAGACCGAACGCGGCGGCGAGAAGGTCAACGAGATCCGGCGCGAGCGCGACCTCGACCCGCTCGAAATCGAAGTCGTTGACCACCTCGCCGCCGAGGACGGCGAACGCATCTCCTCGACGCGTATCGTCTCGGGCGAAATCGACCGCCACGGCAACCTCACGCCCGAGCGCGAGGGCCGCGGCAAGACGCCGCCGGAGTAA